One segment of Ancylothrix sp. D3o DNA contains the following:
- a CDS encoding glycosyltransferase, with protein sequence MKILHGSSWYLPDTSGGVEVYIEELVKNLRDLGISSTVAAARKTTEPDNYTYNGTDVYRYPCNPETASIAEYQEQIPPKDFEYFADWINRQKADIYHQHSWRFGCGVQHLRLAHRLGLPSIVTIHLSEAVCLRGTMMRNGETVCDGRIDETLCGRCVGVPPRVPDWAIGALSNLPAQSSSLETYLLNSPEVRLRQLGRAIGIPGRVKAHRHKLLEMAALADRIIAVCEWLYEALLINGVPEKKVVLCRQGVASNIGGELLKIEKRVSPIEKPLRVGFLGRWHETKGAEVLVEAVRRLPGDVNIELTLHGMVHGESDRLARDRALAISQTDSRIRVAEKLSRLEVTPALMNFDVLAVPSQCLETGPLVVLEAFKLGVPVLGSDIGGIAELVRHGVNGLLVPALDVQAWADALADLARNRLMVVGLGENIHHIPVRTMEDVAAEMAAIYREVVSRQQGN encoded by the coding sequence ATGAAAATTCTTCATGGCAGCAGTTGGTATTTGCCTGATACCTCTGGCGGCGTTGAGGTTTATATTGAGGAATTAGTAAAAAACTTGCGAGATTTGGGCATTTCTAGCACCGTCGCCGCCGCCCGCAAGACAACCGAACCAGACAACTACACCTATAACGGTACGGACGTTTACCGTTATCCCTGCAACCCTGAAACGGCAAGCATTGCAGAATATCAAGAACAAATCCCGCCAAAAGATTTTGAGTATTTCGCTGATTGGATAAACCGGCAAAAAGCCGATATCTATCACCAGCACTCTTGGCGATTTGGTTGTGGTGTCCAACACTTGCGGCTGGCGCACCGGCTGGGTTTACCCTCTATTGTCACTATCCACCTGTCAGAAGCCGTTTGTTTACGCGGTACGATGATGCGAAACGGAGAGACGGTTTGTGATGGACGTATTGATGAAACACTCTGCGGACGCTGTGTAGGAGTGCCGCCACGAGTCCCCGATTGGGCAATTGGGGCGTTAAGTAATTTACCTGCCCAATCTTCAAGCTTAGAAACTTATCTGCTGAACTCTCCCGAAGTCCGGCTGCGCCAGCTTGGCAGGGCCATCGGCATTCCGGGCCGCGTCAAAGCGCACCGGCACAAGCTTTTGGAAATGGCAGCTTTAGCAGATCGGATTATAGCGGTTTGTGAATGGCTTTATGAGGCGCTGTTAATTAATGGCGTTCCTGAGAAAAAAGTAGTGTTATGCCGGCAGGGTGTGGCTTCTAATATTGGTGGGGAATTGTTAAAAATTGAGAAGCGGGTATCGCCTATCGAAAAGCCTTTGCGGGTGGGTTTTTTGGGCCGGTGGCACGAAACCAAGGGGGCTGAGGTTTTGGTGGAGGCTGTACGGCGGTTGCCTGGTGATGTCAACATCGAACTGACTTTACACGGGATGGTACACGGAGAAAGTGACCGTTTAGCCCGCGACCGAGCGCTGGCTATTTCGCAGACAGACTCGCGCATCCGGGTGGCGGAAAAGTTATCTCGCCTTGAGGTGACACCGGCATTGATGAATTTTGATGTGTTGGCGGTGCCTTCGCAGTGTTTGGAAACCGGCCCGTTGGTGGTGCTCGAAGCGTTTAAACTGGGGGTGCCGGTGCTGGGTTCCGATATTGGCGGAATTGCTGAGTTGGTAAGGCATGGGGTAAATGGTTTGTTGGTTCCTGCTTTGGATGTGCAAGCTTGGGCTGATGCTTTGGCTGATTTGGCCCGGAATCGCTTAATGGTGGTGGGGTTGGGTGAGAATATTCACCACATCCCGGTGCGAACGATGGAAGATGTGGCGGCAGAAATGGCAGCAATTTATCGAGAGGTTGTTAGCCGGCAACAGGGGAATTAA
- a CDS encoding glycosyltransferase family 4 protein — protein sequence MKNEKGKRLKISILSPTLCKGGVDRAYVLGQALQKLNFDVEILGFLFGGKIYPEPPPTLEVKAVQASGLPQVLRYGAEILNKIEGDIIYAVKPKPTSFGVGLCGKMLGKRPIILDIDDWELSWCGGDEGRYRPSLKQLARDIFKKDGALRDVSHPVYLRWMEKLVKQADAVTVDTSFLQQRFGGVYVPNGKDTCLFNPEHFDAEASRIRYGLAGLRVLMFPGAPRPHKGLEDVLMALDRLNHPDYKLIIVGENPYDNYDEILISRWGRWIVKLPAVPVVEMPAVVAAAHVVVVPQRDELTAVAQFPIKLSEGMAMAKPVLATRVGDIPAILGETGFLVDAGRPDQIAATLEAIFQDLEQANLRGAMARARCIESYSLDAMAEILSGVLRSVLL from the coding sequence ATGAAAAATGAAAAAGGAAAACGACTAAAAATTTCGATTTTGTCGCCTACTTTGTGTAAAGGCGGAGTAGACCGGGCTTATGTTTTGGGTCAAGCTTTACAAAAATTGAATTTTGATGTAGAAATTCTGGGGTTTTTGTTTGGGGGTAAAATTTATCCTGAACCGCCGCCAACGCTGGAAGTTAAGGCTGTGCAGGCTTCGGGCTTGCCGCAGGTGTTGAGGTATGGGGCAGAAATTTTAAATAAAATAGAGGGAGATATTATTTATGCAGTTAAGCCAAAACCTACGAGTTTTGGGGTAGGTTTGTGCGGGAAAATGTTGGGGAAGCGGCCTATTATTTTAGATATTGATGATTGGGAGTTAAGTTGGTGTGGAGGGGATGAGGGGCGTTACCGGCCAAGTTTGAAACAATTGGCTAGAGATATTTTCAAAAAAGATGGGGCGTTGCGGGATGTGTCTCATCCTGTTTATTTGCGGTGGATGGAAAAGCTGGTAAAACAAGCGGATGCGGTGACGGTGGATACGAGTTTTTTGCAACAGCGTTTTGGGGGTGTTTATGTGCCGAATGGGAAAGATACTTGTTTGTTTAATCCAGAGCATTTTGATGCTGAGGCAAGTCGAATTCGCTATGGTTTGGCTGGGTTGCGGGTGTTGATGTTTCCGGGGGCTCCTCGTCCTCATAAGGGACTGGAGGATGTTTTGATGGCTCTTGACCGGCTTAATCATCCCGATTATAAATTGATAATTGTCGGCGAAAATCCGTATGATAACTACGACGAAATTTTGATTTCTCGCTGGGGTCGCTGGATCGTAAAGTTACCTGCGGTGCCGGTGGTAGAAATGCCTGCGGTGGTGGCGGCGGCGCACGTTGTGGTTGTCCCCCAACGCGATGAATTGACGGCGGTGGCGCAATTTCCGATTAAACTCTCTGAGGGGATGGCAATGGCGAAGCCGGTTTTGGCAACTCGTGTGGGGGATATTCCGGCAATTTTAGGGGAGACTGGTTTTTTGGTGGATGCCGGCCGGCCTGACCAAATTGCTGCGACGCTGGAGGCGATTTTTCAGGATTTAGAACAGGCTAATCTGCGGGGTGCGATGGCAAGAGCGCGTTGTATTGAGAGCTATAGTCTTGATGCGATGGCGGAGATTTTATCTGGGGTGCTGCGTTCGGTTCTGTTATAG
- a CDS encoding ABC transporter ATP-binding protein: MFTNKLILKFAQYYPGKIFLTIALGFSGALFNGVSTTLIVPVILSLLNQTVDLKEAPPIIKFLLMPFVGVPADYRITVMAISIVLAISFKNLAGYGSTLLSVSLTRNLTADLREAGLKLLLDVDLDFYSKMKVGDLINRLGAEVGRTANAISTTIQLIITAITVFVFIGLLVAISWELTLVSSLLLSFVALVNQFAISRSKYFGKLLSEASKAYSVRVLETLSGIRLVKSTSNEEREYEQIKQLIREREKADFQSEANYAAISPLTEVSSIIALLLIVFLGRTFFAEQMQSISTVLLTYLLVLFRLLPQISQLNSARSHLANTSASVEVVNDFLRRDNKHFMVNGRLPYSGLKEAIHFKDISFSYPDHAEIVLSDINLYLPRGTTLALVGGTGSGKTTLADLLPRFYDPTRGSILIDGRDLREFDLKTLRQSMGIVSQHTFLFNDTVRNNIAYARPEATEEEIMEAANRANAYEFIVDLPEGFNTVIGDRGDRLSGGERQRIAIARALLQNPEILILDEATSALDTVSERLVQLALEELSRNRTTLVIAHRLSTVQKADQIAVLKKGRVVELGSHEELLRKKGGDYARLYSMQFLQQVTRDEALFRASYEIRSRLNPMMGFLRLLADDMVDSQEERDELVKESSVSASRILEILEEIEDYVRLRRGS, encoded by the coding sequence ATGTTTACTAATAAGCTAATTCTCAAATTCGCTCAATACTATCCTGGGAAAATTTTTTTAACGATTGCTCTTGGCTTTTCGGGAGCATTATTTAATGGGGTGAGCACGACTTTAATTGTGCCGGTTATTTTAAGTTTGCTAAATCAAACGGTAGATTTAAAAGAGGCTCCGCCGATTATCAAGTTTTTGTTAATGCCGTTTGTCGGTGTCCCCGCTGACTACCGGATCACGGTGATGGCTATTTCGATTGTGTTGGCGATTAGTTTTAAAAATTTGGCCGGTTATGGCAGTACCTTACTCTCAGTTTCTTTGACAAGAAATTTAACGGCAGATTTACGCGAAGCTGGTTTAAAATTGCTTTTAGATGTAGATTTAGATTTTTATTCTAAAATGAAAGTCGGTGATTTAATTAACCGGCTTGGTGCAGAGGTGGGACGCACTGCTAATGCAATTAGTACGACTATTCAACTGATTATCACAGCAATTACGGTATTTGTTTTTATTGGCTTATTGGTGGCAATTTCTTGGGAGTTGACGCTGGTTTCTTCCCTGTTATTATCCTTTGTGGCTTTAGTTAATCAGTTTGCAATTAGCCGCTCAAAATATTTTGGCAAACTGCTTTCAGAAGCTTCTAAAGCTTATTCTGTTCGCGTCTTAGAAACTCTCAGCGGTATCCGGTTGGTGAAATCCACGAGTAATGAAGAACGCGAATATGAACAAATCAAACAATTAATCCGCGAACGGGAAAAGGCAGATTTTCAATCAGAAGCAAATTATGCTGCTATTTCGCCTTTAACAGAAGTCAGCAGTATTATTGCTTTGTTATTAATTGTGTTTTTAGGACGGACTTTTTTTGCCGAGCAAATGCAATCTATTTCAACGGTTTTGTTAACTTATTTATTAGTTCTGTTTCGGTTATTACCGCAAATTTCTCAACTCAATAGTGCCCGCAGTCACCTTGCTAATACCTCCGCCAGCGTTGAAGTTGTTAATGATTTTTTGCGGCGGGATAATAAGCATTTTATGGTAAATGGCAGACTTCCCTATAGTGGTTTAAAAGAAGCCATACATTTTAAAGATATTTCCTTTTCTTATCCCGATCATGCAGAAATTGTCCTCAGTGATATTAATTTATATTTGCCGCGAGGAACAACTTTAGCTCTGGTGGGAGGAACCGGCTCCGGCAAAACTACTTTAGCAGATTTGTTACCCCGATTTTATGACCCTACTAGGGGTTCTATTTTAATTGATGGCCGTGATTTGCGAGAATTTGATCTCAAAACTTTACGCCAATCAATGGGAATTGTTAGCCAACATACTTTTTTATTTAATGATACGGTTCGCAATAATATTGCCTATGCGCGTCCCGAAGCAACCGAAGAAGAAATTATGGAAGCTGCAAATCGCGCTAATGCTTATGAGTTTATTGTAGATTTGCCCGAAGGATTTAATACTGTGATTGGTGATCGCGGCGACCGGCTTTCTGGTGGCGAACGTCAGCGAATTGCTATTGCGCGAGCTTTGTTACAAAATCCAGAAATTTTAATTTTAGATGAAGCTACAAGTGCTTTAGATACTGTTTCCGAAAGGTTGGTACAATTAGCCTTAGAAGAATTAAGCCGAAATCGTACAACTTTGGTGATTGCTCACCGGCTTTCTACTGTTCAAAAAGCTGATCAAATAGCGGTGTTAAAAAAAGGCCGAGTTGTAGAATTAGGTTCCCATGAAGAACTTTTACGCAAAAAAGGTGGCGATTATGCGCGGTTATATTCGATGCAGTTTTTGCAGCAAGTCACGCGCGATGAAGCTTTGTTTCGCGCTTCTTATGAAATTAGAAGCCGGTTAAATCCGATGATGGGTTTTCTCAGATTGCTGGCTGATGATATGGTAGATTCTCAAGAAGAGCGAGATGAATTAGTCAAAGAGTCTTCTGTTTCAGCTTCTCGCATTTTAGAAATTTTAGAAGAAATTGAAGATTATGTACGCTTGCGCCGGGGTTCTTAA
- a CDS encoding glycosyltransferase family 10 domain-containing protein yields MEAKIAGMVTSYVTLGQNEPLARAQSDWLWHQTPGNFGRWGNVQMIANAEKPDFLVLYNFEFPQLYPPTKKQRLKSFLTQGWKPAPSRDEIILPLFRGVPKERIISLWREPPLDEYVEIYKINYQVSKDYCGYVYAPDDLAPIPDYMPAIWYHGNSFRELNEMPAPEKVKACSWITSGIDRSNNHRQRLDFLKTAQEQELNFDLYGRNLPVWAKSNGALSNKWHAMAPYYYNLAIENYAGNSWYVTEKLWDALLAWCLPIYYGGPAADKLLPAGSFLRLPSLDKNGINFIKEAIASPDLWRESLPAIAEARQVILHELNLLNWLSNQIIKNQSI; encoded by the coding sequence ATGGAAGCAAAAATTGCCGGCATGGTGACAAGTTACGTTACCTTAGGTCAAAATGAACCCCTCGCCCGTGCTCAAAGTGATTGGTTATGGCATCAAACACCGGGTAATTTTGGCCGGTGGGGAAATGTTCAAATGATAGCCAATGCTGAAAAACCGGATTTTTTAGTTTTATATAATTTTGAATTTCCTCAACTTTATCCGCCTACAAAAAAGCAACGTTTAAAGTCTTTTTTAACTCAAGGGTGGAAACCGGCACCCAGCCGAGATGAAATAATTTTACCTTTGTTTCGCGGCGTTCCCAAGGAGCGGATTATTTCTTTATGGCGCGAACCTCCTTTAGATGAATATGTGGAGATTTATAAGATAAATTATCAGGTGTCAAAAGACTATTGTGGTTATGTTTATGCGCCGGATGATTTAGCGCCTATTCCCGATTATATGCCGGCTATTTGGTATCATGGTAACTCTTTTAGAGAACTCAATGAAATGCCGGCTCCTGAAAAAGTTAAAGCTTGTTCGTGGATTACATCAGGGATAGATCGCAGCAACAATCACCGGCAACGTTTGGATTTTCTAAAAACTGCCCAAGAACAAGAATTAAATTTTGATTTGTATGGTCGAAATTTGCCGGTTTGGGCAAAAAGTAATGGCGCTCTCAGTAATAAGTGGCACGCGATGGCACCGTATTATTACAATTTAGCAATAGAAAATTATGCCGGCAATTCTTGGTATGTAACAGAGAAATTATGGGATGCTTTACTTGCTTGGTGTTTGCCTATTTATTATGGCGGGCCAGCCGCAGATAAGCTCTTACCAGCCGGCAGTTTTCTACGTCTGCCTAGCTTAGATAAAAACGGCATTAATTTTATTAAAGAAGCCATTGCCAGCCCTGATTTATGGCGCGAATCTCTACCGGCTATTGCTGAAGCAAGACAAGTTATTTTACACGAACTTAATCTCTTAAACTGGCTCTCCAATCAAATAATAAAAAATCAATCAATCTAA
- a CDS encoding AarF/ABC1/UbiB kinase family protein has protein sequence MAQQTFRTRTQDNLGATKKYDAEAIRRYYRFRPWKVIGRAIKIFWFFTGFVLGMWQDSRQHQQSEHKSQRAEQLRKILTALGPTAIKVGQALSTRPDLIRKDFLEELVKLQDSLPPFPNEIAFRIIESQLGKPARELYSEISENPVAAASLGQVYKAKLHTGEDVAVKVQRPNLRPIITLDLYLMRWAAGWIAPWLPLNLGHDLTLIVDEFGIKLFEEIDYINEGRNAEKFAVNFSNSPQIKVPDIYWRYSTNSVLTLEWINGFKLTDTVQVKAAGLDSDTLVRIGVESGLQQLLEFGFFHADPHPGNLFAMPDGRLAYIDFGMMDQLEENTKETLVDSVVHLIDKNYIALAEDFVKLGFLTPETDIWPIVPALETVLGDIIGESVGNFNFKTITDRFSELMYDYPFRVPAKFALIIRSLVTQEGLALTLNPDFKIVEIAYPYVARRLLTGESAQLRRRLIEVLFKNGKFQWERLENLIAIARADKSFDLLPTAQLGLQYLLSEEGKFLRHKLLVALTEDERLHTEEVRRLWNLVKEDLQPNRIFNAALVALAEFGSEGAAAILPAFSRS, from the coding sequence ATGGCTCAGCAGACATTCAGAACACGCACCCAAGATAACTTAGGAGCGACAAAAAAATACGATGCGGAAGCAATACGCCGGTATTACCGCTTCCGTCCTTGGAAAGTCATCGGGCGAGCTATCAAAATCTTTTGGTTCTTCACCGGCTTTGTATTAGGGATGTGGCAAGACAGCCGACAACACCAACAAAGCGAACACAAATCGCAAAGAGCCGAACAACTAAGAAAAATTTTAACCGCCCTCGGCCCGACAGCCATCAAAGTCGGTCAAGCATTGTCTACAAGACCCGACTTAATCCGCAAAGACTTTCTCGAAGAACTGGTGAAGCTACAAGACAGCCTACCGCCATTTCCCAACGAAATCGCTTTTCGGATCATCGAAAGCCAACTAGGCAAGCCGGCCAGAGAACTCTACAGCGAAATTTCAGAAAATCCGGTAGCAGCAGCATCATTAGGGCAAGTGTACAAAGCCAAACTGCACACCGGCGAAGATGTAGCAGTAAAAGTTCAGCGACCGAACTTAAGACCTATTATTACGTTGGATCTTTATTTAATGCGTTGGGCTGCCGGTTGGATAGCACCCTGGCTACCGCTGAATTTAGGACACGACCTCACCCTAATTGTCGATGAATTTGGCATCAAACTTTTTGAAGAAATCGACTATATAAACGAAGGAAGAAACGCCGAAAAATTTGCCGTCAATTTCAGCAACAGCCCCCAAATAAAAGTCCCTGATATTTACTGGCGTTATAGCACGAATAGCGTTTTAACCCTAGAGTGGATTAACGGCTTTAAACTAACAGATACAGTTCAAGTTAAAGCTGCCGGTCTTGATAGCGACACCCTAGTAAGAATAGGAGTAGAATCCGGCTTACAACAACTCCTAGAATTTGGATTTTTCCACGCCGATCCTCACCCCGGAAACTTGTTTGCCATGCCTGATGGACGACTGGCTTATATAGATTTTGGGATGATGGATCAACTAGAAGAAAACACCAAAGAAACTCTAGTCGATTCTGTCGTGCATTTAATTGACAAGAATTACATAGCACTTGCTGAAGATTTTGTCAAGCTCGGATTTTTAACACCAGAAACCGATATTTGGCCAATTGTGCCGGCTTTAGAAACAGTCTTAGGGGACATAATAGGAGAAAGCGTCGGCAACTTCAATTTTAAAACTATCACCGACCGATTCAGCGAATTAATGTATGATTACCCCTTCCGAGTGCCGGCCAAATTTGCCTTAATTATCCGTTCTTTGGTGACACAAGAAGGCTTAGCCCTGACCTTAAATCCTGACTTCAAAATTGTAGAAATCGCCTATCCTTATGTAGCAAGACGCTTGCTGACCGGCGAATCAGCGCAATTAAGACGCCGGTTAATAGAAGTGTTGTTTAAAAATGGTAAATTCCAATGGGAACGCCTAGAGAACCTGATTGCCATTGCCCGCGCTGATAAAAGCTTTGATCTGCTGCCAACAGCCCAGTTAGGCTTGCAGTATTTGCTCTCCGAGGAAGGCAAATTTCTCCGTCATAAATTGCTGGTAGCCCTCACCGAAGATGAGCGCCTCCACACCGAAGAAGTGCGGCGTTTGTGGAACCTTGTTAAAGAGGATTTACAACCTAACCGCATCTTTAATGCAGCCTTGGTTGCGTTAGCAGAATTTGGCAGCGAAGGTGCGGCAGCAATTTTACCGGCATTTTCCCGTTCTTAA
- a CDS encoding filamentous hemagglutinin N-terminal domain-containing protein, which translates to MPVNNARSTKTVFHSPLTKCKELLIPMILLLWPAGVTAQIIPDASLGRENSTVRGNVEFNGQVINRIDGGALRGINLFHSFEQFNVGEGTGVYFSNPSNVENIFTRVTGSSVSNIFGTLGVLGNANLFLLNPNGVVFGPNARLDVRGSFLATTAESFNFADGAQFGAKASETEPILTVSVPVGLGLGSNSAPIRVEGSQLEVPAGQKISLVGGNIVIEGGKLATPGGTIELGSGDILLSNNAVLNTSGSGGGGIQLQGNQINITGKSQLLANTLGENSGVGINIGANQLSVSAGGFLSSSTFGAGAAGNININADTVEIVGAGTSDVIGKLLSGTFNPLTDESNGLFTLSLGAGKAGEININSRIFTVRDGAVLLSVALATGSGGDMNFNASESMSVLRSSLINNGTAGIGKSGNIFINTRNLTANDGGVITTSPAPTATGTGGSLTVNATESVELNGVPVGYPVPGGLFTTTLGAANAGELIVNTRRLRVLNGTQISAAASGAGQSGDLTVNAEDIELGGISEDGRWLGGLFTSSSLLIVAGQRGNAAAGNLAVNTQRLMVRDGAQVSAATGGKGSAGSLRVNASEFLEISGFGVSNNTGLESLGLTNEVREGRVRSSISAFTSGEGTAGDLVLKTSELIVRNQGQIQVSGSGTGNAGNLQIEAGRIRLDNGFLTAATASGEGGNIRLLTQQLQLRQNSQISTEAEGSGNGGNITIDADTVTSLENSDIVANAFQGRGGNILINTQGVFLSPDSLITASSQRGISGVVEIKTPDTQLENTLTPLSGEFVSSEQLVANSCISRRNEQRGSFTVSGTGGVPVTPFDRINGRFDVLGVEEFYGEVSMSDSRLSLPALGWQFGDPIQEAQGLVKTADGRVLLGVLAQNGGVSVRDVFCVESR; encoded by the coding sequence ATGCCTGTAAACAACGCAAGATCAACAAAAACTGTATTTCACTCTCCGCTGACAAAATGTAAAGAATTATTAATCCCTATGATTTTATTGTTGTGGCCGGCAGGTGTGACCGCCCAAATTATCCCTGATGCAAGCTTGGGAAGAGAAAATTCTACGGTAAGAGGAAATGTTGAATTTAACGGTCAAGTTATCAACCGCATCGATGGCGGTGCTTTGCGGGGGATAAATTTATTCCATAGTTTTGAGCAATTTAATGTCGGTGAGGGGACAGGTGTTTATTTCTCTAACCCCAGCAATGTTGAGAATATTTTTACACGAGTCACCGGCTCTTCTGTCTCCAATATTTTCGGCACTCTGGGAGTGTTGGGCAATGCTAATTTATTTTTGCTTAACCCGAATGGTGTTGTTTTTGGCCCAAATGCGCGTTTAGATGTGCGGGGCTCTTTTTTAGCAACCACCGCAGAGAGTTTTAATTTTGCTGATGGGGCGCAGTTTGGGGCAAAAGCAAGCGAAACTGAACCGATTTTAACTGTGAGTGTGCCGGTGGGGTTGGGTTTGGGGTCAAATTCTGCACCTATTCGGGTTGAGGGTTCGCAGTTAGAGGTGCCTGCGGGGCAAAAAATTTCTCTGGTTGGGGGAAATATTGTTATCGAAGGTGGCAAACTGGCAACCCCAGGAGGAACTATTGAACTTGGTTCTGGGGATATTCTGCTATCAAATAATGCGGTTTTAAATACCAGTGGTAGCGGTGGGGGTGGAATTCAATTGCAAGGAAACCAAATAAATATTACCGGCAAATCACAACTTTTAGCAAATACGCTTGGGGAAAATTCAGGCGTCGGTATTAATATTGGTGCTAATCAATTAAGTGTTTCGGCGGGAGGGTTTTTATCTTCTTCTACTTTTGGCGCGGGTGCGGCTGGGAATATTAATATTAATGCGGATACGGTGGAAATTGTCGGCGCTGGTACCAGCGATGTTATCGGCAAATTGTTATCGGGAACTTTTAACCCCCTCACCGATGAGTCAAATGGCTTATTTACCCTGAGTTTAGGTGCTGGAAAGGCGGGAGAAATTAATATTAATAGCCGCATTTTTACTGTGCGAGATGGGGCTGTTTTATTGTCTGTAGCTTTGGCCACTGGTTCGGGGGGAGATATGAATTTTAATGCTAGTGAATCAATGTCTGTGTTGCGAAGTTCGTTAATTAATAATGGGACGGCGGGAATTGGTAAATCTGGCAATATTTTTATTAATACTCGCAATTTAACAGCAAATGATGGGGGTGTGATTACTACTTCGCCGGCACCAACGGCAACGGGAACTGGTGGTAGTTTGACGGTGAATGCAACTGAGTCTGTGGAACTTAATGGTGTGCCGGTTGGCTATCCTGTGCCGGGGGGGTTGTTTACAACGACTCTGGGGGCGGCAAATGCAGGCGAGTTAATTGTAAATACGCGCAGGTTGAGGGTGCTTAATGGGACGCAAATTTCGGCGGCGGCTTCGGGGGCCGGTCAAAGTGGCGATTTGACAGTGAATGCTGAGGATATAGAATTGGGGGGAATTTCGGAGGATGGCCGGTGGTTGGGGGGGTTGTTTACGTCGTCTTCGCTTTTGATTGTGGCCGGTCAGCGGGGCAATGCGGCGGCGGGAAATTTGGCGGTAAATACGCAACGTTTGATGGTGCGGGATGGGGCGCAAGTTTCGGCGGCAACGGGGGGAAAGGGTTCTGCCGGTTCGCTGAGGGTGAATGCTTCGGAGTTTTTGGAAATCAGCGGTTTTGGGGTTTCTAATAATACTGGGTTAGAAAGTTTGGGTTTGACTAATGAAGTGCGCGAGGGGAGGGTTCGTAGTTCTATTTCTGCTTTTACGAGTGGGGAGGGGACGGCGGGTGATTTGGTTTTGAAAACGTCTGAGTTAATTGTGCGAAATCAAGGTCAAATTCAGGTTAGTGGATCGGGTACAGGAAATGCTGGAAATTTGCAAATTGAGGCGGGGAGAATTCGCTTAGATAATGGGTTTTTGACGGCGGCTACTGCGTCGGGTGAGGGGGGTAATATTCGGCTTCTCACGCAGCAGTTACAGTTACGCCAAAATAGTCAAATTTCTACGGAGGCTGAGGGGTCTGGGAATGGGGGGAATATTACGATTGATGCGGATACGGTTACTTCTTTGGAAAATAGCGATATTGTGGCGAATGCTTTTCAAGGTAGGGGGGGTAATATTTTGATTAATACGCAGGGGGTTTTTTTGTCGCCTGATAGTTTGATTACTGCTTCTTCTCAGCGGGGTATTAGTGGGGTGGTGGAGATTAAAACGCCTGATACTCAGTTGGAAAATACGCTTACTCCTTTATCGGGTGAGTTTGTTTCTTCTGAGCAGTTGGTGGCAAATAGTTGTATTTCTCGGCGAAATGAACAACGGGGGAGTTTTACTGTTTCTGGTACTGGTGGGGTGCCGGTGACTCCTTTTGATCGGATAAATGGCCGGTTTGATGTTTTAGGGGTTGAGGAATTTTATGGTGAGGTTTCTATGAGTGATAGCCGGTTAAGTTTGCCGGCTTTGGGTTGGCAGTTTGGTGATCCTATTCAGGAGGCTCAGGGTTTGGTTAAAACTGCTGATGGTCGGGTTTTATTGGGTGTTTTGGCTCAAAATGGGGGTGTGTCGGTGAGGGATGTTTTTTGTGTTGAAAGTAGGTAA